A genomic window from Agreia sp. COWG includes:
- a CDS encoding ABC transporter substrate-binding protein: MRTIKRVRRVATVAAGVAVTVLAITACAPGNNTVSTQAAGAVSTAAPTGDITIKIQDETGFPVTSSLTDEFTKQYPNVKFDIVRDSFQNLLANTPRLLASADAPDLIRQSTIGTTVKDGLLTNLDPYFDAYGWDKFSAGQLSGGRITADGVRGEGSLYQFGIGFSVTGIYMNTKLADQVGITDVPTTLDELEADLAKAKDAGVLPIQTGMQDGVGTFVLQALINQYGDKQDLIDWMYNKPGATIDTDAALKGSTTFQDWAKAGYLPSDVNAINYTTMVSNFTSGQGLFMWDGNWDAANLDKGLGEGGAKFLLMPPASAGGKYVAMGAGNTFTIPAKSKNADATAFFLNWIATNDKARQIVVDVTGSSPGGDPSQALPTVEKGSLIEQALDNSAQVAKDDGFVDFMANSTAGIYQGSLQPNEQLLLTDKLAPKDFLTATQQFYEKDLAAK; this comes from the coding sequence ATGAGAACTATCAAGCGCGTCAGGCGCGTAGCGACGGTAGCCGCGGGTGTGGCGGTGACGGTGCTCGCCATCACGGCGTGCGCACCCGGCAATAACACCGTCTCGACGCAGGCGGCCGGCGCCGTCAGTACGGCAGCGCCCACCGGTGACATCACCATCAAGATCCAAGACGAGACAGGATTCCCCGTCACGTCGAGCCTGACCGACGAGTTCACGAAGCAGTACCCGAACGTGAAGTTCGACATCGTGCGCGACAGCTTCCAGAATCTGCTGGCGAACACGCCACGGCTGCTGGCCAGCGCCGATGCGCCCGACCTGATTCGTCAATCCACCATCGGAACGACCGTCAAGGATGGCCTGCTCACCAATCTCGACCCCTACTTCGATGCCTACGGCTGGGACAAATTCTCGGCCGGGCAGCTCTCGGGCGGCCGCATCACGGCTGACGGCGTGCGGGGGGAAGGCTCGCTCTACCAGTTCGGCATCGGCTTCAGCGTTACCGGCATCTACATGAACACGAAACTGGCAGACCAGGTCGGCATCACCGACGTTCCCACAACGCTCGACGAGCTGGAGGCCGATCTCGCGAAGGCCAAGGATGCCGGCGTTCTGCCGATCCAGACCGGCATGCAGGATGGTGTCGGTACCTTCGTTCTGCAGGCACTGATCAACCAGTACGGCGACAAGCAGGATCTCATCGACTGGATGTACAACAAGCCGGGCGCCACGATCGACACCGATGCCGCGCTCAAGGGTTCCACCACGTTCCAGGACTGGGCCAAGGCGGGCTACCTTCCGTCAGACGTGAATGCCATCAACTACACGACCATGGTTTCGAACTTCACCTCGGGCCAGGGTCTGTTCATGTGGGACGGAAACTGGGACGCGGCGAACCTCGACAAGGGGCTCGGCGAGGGTGGCGCGAAGTTCTTGCTCATGCCGCCGGCCTCCGCCGGGGGCAAGTATGTCGCGATGGGCGCCGGTAACACGTTCACCATCCCCGCCAAGTCGAAGAACGCCGACGCCACCGCGTTCTTCCTCAATTGGATCGCCACCAACGACAAGGCTCGCCAGATCGTGGTCGACGTCACCGGCTCCTCACCGGGCGGAGACCCGTCGCAGGCGTTGCCGACGGTCGAGAAGGGCAGCCTCATCGAGCAGGCGCTCGACAACTCTGCGCAGGTGGCGAAGGACGACGGCTTCGTCGACTTCATGGCGAACTCGACGGCCGGCATCTACCAAGGCTCCCTCCAGCCGAACGAGCAGCTCCTGCTGACCGACAAGTTGGCCCCCAAGGACTTTCTGACGGCGACGCAGCAGTTCTACGAGAAGGATCTCGCCGCAAAGTGA
- a CDS encoding carbohydrate ABC transporter permease, whose amino-acid sequence MSTQRRSSPVGADARASVPVGASGALRAPRRRSSSGRRIAYIGWLMVLPAVLAYVAFVVYPLITAVQYSFYDWNGIGASTWVGFANYVAIFTDPTLLIPIVNALILIFFFTVIPIVVGLVLANLLRTMRQGPFAAISRTILFLPQIVPLVAAGIAWSWMYAQSGTINTILEALGLGFLSRSWLADFDTALPAVGLIGSWVLTGLCTVLLLTGMGKIDGSLYEAVRLDGAGWFREFFTITLPGLRQEIAVLTTITVIAALSTFDIIYTTTKGGPGTTTLVPGIAIFRLAFVQSQVGLASAFGVVLLVFVLIVVLPIQRLSRDRDS is encoded by the coding sequence GTGAGTACACAACGACGGAGTTCCCCGGTCGGGGCGGATGCCAGGGCATCCGTCCCGGTCGGGGCCTCGGGTGCCCTGAGGGCACCCCGTCGGCGGAGCTCATCCGGCCGACGTATCGCCTACATCGGCTGGCTCATGGTGCTGCCGGCAGTTCTCGCCTACGTCGCGTTTGTGGTCTATCCGCTCATCACCGCCGTGCAGTACTCGTTCTACGACTGGAACGGCATCGGAGCCTCGACCTGGGTGGGCTTCGCCAACTACGTGGCGATCTTCACCGACCCGACGCTCCTCATCCCGATCGTGAACGCTCTCATCTTGATCTTCTTCTTCACGGTCATCCCGATCGTGGTAGGTCTTGTGCTGGCGAACCTGCTTCGCACCATGCGCCAGGGTCCCTTCGCCGCGATATCACGCACCATCCTGTTCCTGCCGCAGATCGTGCCCCTGGTTGCAGCAGGCATCGCATGGTCGTGGATGTACGCCCAGTCCGGAACGATCAACACGATTCTCGAGGCCCTCGGCCTCGGCTTTCTCTCTCGCTCATGGCTGGCCGACTTCGACACGGCGCTACCCGCTGTCGGCCTGATCGGGTCATGGGTTCTGACCGGCCTCTGCACCGTGTTGCTGCTCACGGGAATGGGCAAGATCGACGGCTCGCTCTATGAGGCCGTGCGTCTCGACGGAGCGGGCTGGTTCCGCGAGTTCTTCACCATCACGCTGCCAGGCCTCCGCCAAGAGATCGCCGTGCTGACCACCATCACCGTGATCGCGGCCCTGAGCACGTTCGACATCATCTACACCACGACGAAAGGCGGGCCGGGAACCACCACCCTCGTTCCCGGAATCGCCATCTTCAGGCTCGCATTCGTGCAGAGCCAGGTGGGTCTCGCCTCCGCCTTCGGCGTCGTACTGCTCGTCTTCGTGCTCATCGTCGTGCTCCCCATCCAGCGTCTGTCGAGGGACCGAGACTCATGA
- the clpS gene encoding ATP-dependent Clp protease adapter ClpS, with the protein MPQTIDRPEIGEGVDLEVDLQLGAPWVTLVWNDPVNLMSYVSYIFRSYFGFSRAEADKRMMQVHIEGKAVVATGTREEMERHVEAMHDFGLWATLQKVDA; encoded by the coding sequence ATGCCGCAGACCATCGACCGACCGGAGATCGGCGAAGGTGTCGATCTCGAAGTCGATCTGCAGCTGGGCGCCCCGTGGGTCACGCTGGTGTGGAACGATCCGGTGAACCTGATGTCTTACGTCTCCTACATCTTTCGCAGCTACTTCGGGTTCTCGCGGGCTGAGGCCGACAAGCGCATGATGCAGGTGCACATCGAAGGCAAGGCTGTCGTGGCCACGGGAACGCGCGAAGAGATGGAGCGCCATGTCGAGGCCATGCACGACTTCGGCTTGTGGGCCACGCTGCAGAAGGTCGACGCGTGA
- a CDS encoding serine hydrolase, translating into MSEVGAIIGYTESGFEPVRRAFEAAVATDSSTGAALSIRLEGRLVVDLAAGTADAFTGRAFTLDTPSVIFSCTKGLSALLVARLVEEGRLDYDALVSDYWPEFAVEGKAETLVGQLVSHRAGLSAPRRDWSRSDILDWKRATALLAEESPLFAPGSAWAYHAITHGWLCGELIRRVTGRLPGDYFAELVSTPLDADAWIGLPQEERGRVAHMSVGDTLADLVAAQQAEVEAGGSVWSVRAMTLGGALPLELVGDDEGFNRADVQAAQIPGAGGISTAHALAKIWSAVVAETDGVRLLTDETISAARRVQSEGQPFFDVPGPWPRWGMGFQLDSDARRYLGDGSLGHDGAGGQVAFADVDSRIGFAFLTNRMEAVDSRGTEIVAALKSVIG; encoded by the coding sequence ATGAGCGAGGTCGGCGCCATCATTGGCTACACCGAGAGCGGCTTCGAGCCGGTTCGACGGGCCTTCGAGGCCGCGGTGGCAACGGACAGCTCCACCGGCGCCGCGCTGTCGATTCGACTCGAGGGGCGGCTGGTGGTGGATCTGGCCGCGGGAACGGCCGATGCGTTCACGGGCCGGGCTTTCACGCTCGACACCCCGAGCGTGATCTTCTCCTGCACGAAGGGCCTGTCTGCGCTGCTTGTCGCCCGCCTTGTCGAAGAGGGACGGCTCGACTACGACGCGCTCGTCTCCGACTACTGGCCGGAATTCGCAGTCGAGGGCAAAGCCGAGACACTGGTCGGCCAGCTGGTCTCCCACAGGGCCGGGCTGTCGGCACCTCGTCGAGACTGGTCTCGGTCGGACATTCTCGATTGGAAACGAGCCACAGCCCTGCTCGCCGAGGAGTCACCCCTGTTCGCACCCGGCTCGGCCTGGGCGTACCACGCGATCACCCATGGCTGGCTCTGCGGCGAGCTGATTCGACGCGTGACTGGCAGGCTTCCCGGTGACTACTTCGCCGAGCTCGTGTCGACTCCACTGGACGCCGACGCATGGATCGGTCTGCCGCAGGAAGAGCGCGGGCGCGTGGCTCATATGTCCGTGGGCGACACGCTCGCCGACCTCGTCGCAGCCCAGCAGGCCGAGGTCGAGGCCGGGGGGTCGGTGTGGTCGGTGCGGGCCATGACGCTCGGGGGAGCGCTGCCGCTGGAGCTCGTCGGCGATGACGAGGGTTTTAACAGAGCCGACGTGCAGGCCGCCCAGATTCCGGGAGCCGGCGGAATCAGCACGGCCCACGCGCTGGCCAAGATCTGGTCGGCTGTGGTCGCCGAGACCGACGGGGTTCGCCTGCTCACAGACGAGACGATCTCCGCGGCCAGACGCGTTCAGAGCGAGGGGCAGCCGTTCTTCGATGTTCCCGGGCCCTGGCCTCGGTGGGGCATGGGCTTCCAGCTCGATTCGGATGCGCGCAGGTACCTCGGCGACGGCAGCCTGGGGCACGACGGTGCCGGAGGCCAAGTGGCTTTCGCCGACGTCGACTCGCGTATCGGCTTCGCGTTCCTGACGAACAGGATGGAGGCCGTCGACTCGCGCGGCACCGAGATCGTCGCCGCTTTGAAGAGTGTGATCGGCTGA
- a CDS encoding DUF2017 family protein has protein sequence MIPFRGQGDEFVAFFELVEVRILDQLAAEVSELLDRVGDVDAGSASDRALGRLLPPAYVDDDESATEFRRFTSEGLADRKKINAAAIRASLAEAVVDRDRARVSLDAALAQGWLRSLTDIRLTLAAGLGIERDGDEAHPRDEDGYALEVYGWLGFVQESLLDAIER, from the coding sequence GTGATCCCGTTCCGAGGCCAGGGTGACGAGTTCGTGGCGTTCTTCGAGCTCGTCGAGGTGCGGATCCTCGATCAACTCGCGGCCGAAGTATCGGAGCTGTTGGACCGGGTCGGCGACGTCGACGCAGGGTCAGCGAGCGATCGAGCCCTCGGCAGGCTCCTGCCACCCGCGTACGTCGATGACGACGAGAGTGCTACGGAGTTCCGACGGTTCACCTCGGAGGGCCTCGCAGACCGGAAGAAGATCAACGCTGCAGCCATCCGTGCGTCGCTCGCCGAGGCCGTCGTAGACCGCGATCGCGCCAGGGTGTCGCTGGATGCGGCCCTCGCCCAGGGATGGTTACGCAGCCTCACCGACATCCGCCTGACGCTCGCGGCAGGCCTCGGAATCGAACGCGACGGAGATGAAGCTCACCCACGCGATGAGGACGGTTATGCACTGGAGGTGTACGGATGGCTCGGCTTTGTCCAGGAATCTCTGCTCGACGCCATCGAACGCTGA
- a CDS encoding glycerol-3-phosphate dehydrogenase/oxidase, with translation MSAPVVSSSVPSELRSDVSEIVANPRAQVLVIGGGINGIATFRDLALQGVDVVLVERSDYCSGASAASSHMIHGGVRYLENGEFRLVRESVQERNRLLRLAPHYVKPLPTTIPIFSTFSGIVSAPLRFLTHKQGKAKERGALLIKLGLLGYDSFSRDGGSVPRHQFAGRKKSLAKLPQLRPDVKYTATYFDAAVENPERLALDLVNDARATGDKARSANYVEAIGVRGEEVLLRDTVSGHEFTMKADAVVNTTGPWTDVTNEALGMPSTFMGGTKGSHIVLDNPALYEACAGGEVFFENNDGRIVLIYPLNGRVLVGTTDLEADITQPAVCTEEEVDYFFKLVSHVFPRIPVDRSQIVFRYSGIRPLPKHDDTAPGFVSRDYRIESSRFGEGGRVPMLSLVGGKWTTFRALSEHLATDTLALLGRARTVNTEKLAIGGGVGFPTTTRATDAWVGSHASALGAERTRVLLARYGTKAAQVIEYVAGKEDRELVNVAGFTTAEVEYIVTNEYVVHLTDLVLRRTILAFVGDLDQAAFDELSSLVGDALGWSAEQLVTEREAAVADLQLFHGLVLEPGRATTAGSAAAEQRV, from the coding sequence GTGAGTGCACCAGTCGTTTCCTCATCCGTTCCCTCCGAGCTGCGGTCGGATGTGTCCGAAATCGTCGCGAACCCGCGCGCGCAGGTCCTGGTGATCGGCGGGGGGATCAACGGCATCGCCACGTTCCGTGACCTGGCCCTGCAGGGCGTCGACGTCGTGCTGGTCGAGCGCAGCGACTACTGTTCGGGTGCCTCGGCGGCGTCGAGCCACATGATCCACGGAGGCGTGCGCTACCTCGAGAACGGCGAGTTCCGGCTCGTGCGCGAGTCCGTGCAGGAGCGAAACCGACTGCTGCGCCTGGCGCCGCACTACGTGAAGCCGCTGCCGACGACGATCCCGATCTTCTCCACATTCTCGGGAATCGTGTCCGCCCCCTTGCGCTTCCTGACCCACAAGCAGGGCAAGGCGAAGGAACGCGGAGCGCTGCTCATCAAGCTCGGCCTGCTCGGCTACGACTCGTTCTCACGTGACGGCGGCTCCGTGCCGCGCCACCAGTTCGCCGGTCGCAAGAAGTCGCTCGCCAAGCTGCCCCAGCTTCGGCCCGACGTGAAGTACACGGCCACCTACTTCGACGCGGCCGTCGAAAACCCCGAGCGTCTCGCGTTGGACCTCGTGAACGACGCCCGAGCGACCGGAGACAAGGCGCGCAGCGCCAACTACGTCGAGGCCATCGGGGTGCGGGGCGAGGAGGTACTGCTGCGCGACACCGTATCGGGCCACGAGTTCACGATGAAGGCCGATGCCGTGGTCAACACCACCGGACCCTGGACCGACGTCACGAACGAGGCGCTCGGAATGCCGAGCACGTTCATGGGCGGCACGAAGGGCTCGCACATCGTGCTCGACAACCCGGCTCTCTATGAAGCGTGCGCCGGCGGCGAGGTGTTCTTTGAGAACAATGACGGACGCATCGTGCTGATCTACCCGCTCAACGGTCGTGTACTCGTGGGTACGACCGACCTCGAGGCAGACATCACGCAGCCCGCCGTGTGCACCGAAGAAGAGGTCGACTACTTCTTCAAGCTCGTCTCGCACGTTTTCCCACGCATCCCGGTCGACCGCTCACAGATCGTGTTCCGCTACTCCGGCATCCGGCCCCTGCCCAAGCACGACGACACCGCGCCCGGCTTCGTCTCGCGCGACTACCGCATCGAGTCGTCGCGTTTCGGTGAGGGCGGACGGGTTCCGATGCTCAGCCTCGTCGGGGGAAAGTGGACGACGTTCCGCGCCCTCAGTGAGCACCTGGCCACCGATACGCTCGCGTTGCTGGGTCGCGCGCGCACCGTCAACACCGAGAAGCTCGCCATCGGCGGAGGGGTCGGCTTCCCGACGACCACTCGGGCGACGGATGCCTGGGTCGGCTCCCACGCTTCGGCCCTCGGTGCCGAGCGCACCCGCGTTCTGCTTGCTCGCTACGGAACAAAGGCGGCCCAGGTCATCGAGTACGTGGCGGGGAAGGAAGACCGCGAGCTCGTCAACGTCGCAGGATTCACGACCGCCGAGGTCGAGTACATCGTGACGAACGAATACGTTGTGCACCTCACCGACCTGGTGCTGCGACGCACTATCCTCGCCTTCGTCGGAGACCTCGACCAGGCAGCCTTCGATGAGCTCAGCTCGCTCGTCGGTGATGCTCTCGGCTGGTCGGCTGAGCAGCTGGTCACCGAGCGGGAGGCCGCCGTTGCCGACCTCCAGCTCTTCCACGGTCTGGTGCTGGAACCCGGCCGGGCGACCACGGCTGGCTCCGCGGCCGCCGAGCAGAGGGTCTGA
- a CDS encoding carbohydrate ABC transporter permease produces the protein MIVNRTEIVVGRILLVVVVLLTLLPFASMLTAALQSPDRIPNGFSWPAEPRWDNFVTAFQLGNIATLMLSSIMIVIVVVPVALLFSTLAGYALGNLRIPGGRAVLIGMVIGLTVPFEAIIIPLYYQFTSYGLINTQWAIILPLIGLYMPFSVFWMRAHFVGVPRELSEAARVDGANIWQEFRRIQLPLASPALSALAILLFLWTWNQFLLPLVMVDDPSKRTMAGALGAFQGQYIDTLPLLFAASLIVMLPTVVVYLIFQRQFIKALLQGAVKG, from the coding sequence ATGATCGTCAATCGCACCGAGATCGTCGTGGGCAGGATCCTGCTCGTCGTCGTCGTTCTGCTCACGCTGCTGCCCTTCGCCAGCATGCTCACGGCCGCGCTCCAGTCGCCGGATCGGATTCCGAATGGGTTCTCGTGGCCCGCAGAACCGCGCTGGGACAACTTCGTCACGGCTTTTCAACTCGGAAACATCGCCACGCTGATGTTGTCGAGCATCATGATCGTGATCGTCGTCGTGCCCGTAGCCCTGCTCTTCTCCACGTTGGCCGGCTACGCGCTCGGCAACCTCCGCATCCCTGGGGGGCGCGCCGTGCTCATCGGCATGGTGATCGGATTGACGGTTCCGTTCGAGGCCATCATCATCCCGCTGTACTACCAGTTCACGTCGTACGGCCTGATCAACACCCAGTGGGCCATCATCCTGCCGTTGATAGGTCTCTACATGCCCTTCAGCGTGTTCTGGATGCGCGCGCACTTCGTGGGGGTACCTCGGGAGTTGTCGGAGGCGGCGCGCGTCGACGGGGCGAACATCTGGCAGGAATTCCGTCGCATCCAGCTGCCGCTGGCGTCGCCCGCGCTCTCGGCCCTGGCCATCCTGCTCTTCCTCTGGACCTGGAATCAGTTCCTCCTGCCCCTCGTGATGGTCGACGACCCCAGCAAACGCACCATGGCCGGGGCGCTCGGCGCCTTCCAGGGCCAGTACATCGACACTCTGCCGCTGCTGTTTGCTGCCTCGCTCATCGTGATGCTGCCCACAGTCGTCGTCTACCTCATCTTCCAGCGACAATTCATCAAGGCGCTCCTTCAGGGCGCCGTCAAGGGATAA
- a CDS encoding TetR/AcrR family transcriptional regulator, producing MTAEHDDSGSSARTTRLSGHEIRRRMLDTALTTVRARGMTVGFHGLQMDEVIARAGVSRSSVYRLWESKEAFIAELMNESAAVFARQLSDRESLRLTVEIVGSRPDLHTTVEGRQRLTLELIRVVLEQNYYSTIDSVPWQAFLSMSAALLADDRSDKLRDVERTLRDGSDRFVAEMAAFHKTVGSLLGFRLRNDFHGGYELYAVLGSSMVEGLAVRHLSNPSITDNFYQGPPTLSSEPTEWAPSAIGFLAIYNLFMEPDPDFDPSVTATRLHELDIFSRPYPIDDDRVR from the coding sequence ATGACAGCTGAGCACGACGATTCCGGATCATCCGCGCGCACGACGCGCCTGAGCGGGCACGAGATACGTCGGCGCATGCTGGACACCGCGCTCACGACGGTACGGGCACGAGGAATGACCGTCGGATTCCACGGTCTGCAGATGGATGAGGTGATCGCCAGGGCCGGTGTTTCCCGCAGTTCGGTGTACCGACTCTGGGAGTCGAAAGAGGCCTTCATCGCCGAACTCATGAACGAGTCGGCCGCCGTCTTCGCTCGACAGCTGAGCGATCGCGAATCTTTGCGTCTCACCGTGGAGATCGTCGGTTCTCGGCCTGATCTGCACACCACCGTCGAGGGACGGCAGCGACTCACTCTGGAACTGATCCGCGTCGTGCTCGAGCAGAACTACTACAGCACCATCGACTCGGTGCCCTGGCAGGCGTTCCTCTCGATGTCCGCAGCCCTGCTCGCGGACGATCGTAGCGACAAGCTCCGCGACGTCGAGCGAACCCTTCGCGATGGGAGCGATCGGTTCGTCGCCGAGATGGCGGCGTTTCACAAGACCGTGGGCTCGCTTCTCGGTTTTCGGCTCAGGAATGACTTTCACGGTGGCTACGAGCTCTACGCCGTACTCGGCTCGTCGATGGTCGAGGGGTTGGCCGTACGGCACCTGTCGAACCCGTCGATCACGGACAACTTCTATCAGGGCCCGCCCACCCTCTCGAGTGAACCGACCGAATGGGCACCATCGGCCATCGGCTTCCTCGCGATCTACAACCTGTTCATGGAGCCGGATCCCGACTTCGATCCGTCGGTTACCGCCACACGATTGCACGAACTCGACATCTTCTCCAGGCCGTATCCGATCGACGACGACCGGGTGCGGTGA
- a CDS encoding glycosyl hydrolase family 32: MTFSVNDQWVWDFWTALDGGTAHLFYLRAPKSLGDPQLRHRNASIGHATSCDYTNWTDHGVVLAPGAAGSPDESATWTGSVVRDPSGGWRMFYTGSRFLSPHADTNLETVLLATSADLYTWVKHPATVLAATAPWYETLADETWREEAWRDPWVEFDPSEGLWHMLLTARARDVDGAVHGSDRGVIGHAVSSDLDSWTAVAPLSSPGAGFAHLEVPQLAVVGAREILVFSCDSDHLVGDRAGSKGGVWAVPLDEGALFSGALIDLASAQLLAEEELYAGRVVQTNDGPALLGFENVGRDGDFVGRLSDPRPVRWAANGRLVAGVKETTR, from the coding sequence ATGACCTTCTCCGTAAACGACCAGTGGGTCTGGGATTTCTGGACGGCGTTAGACGGGGGAACAGCTCACCTGTTCTATCTGCGCGCTCCGAAGTCGCTCGGCGACCCGCAGCTTCGTCACCGCAATGCGTCGATCGGACACGCCACATCGTGCGACTACACGAACTGGACCGATCACGGCGTGGTTCTGGCGCCCGGGGCCGCAGGCTCACCCGACGAGTCTGCGACCTGGACGGGTAGCGTCGTCCGCGACCCCTCCGGGGGATGGCGCATGTTCTACACGGGCTCGCGCTTCCTCTCGCCGCACGCCGACACCAATCTGGAGACGGTGCTGCTCGCGACGTCGGCCGATCTCTACACGTGGGTCAAGCATCCGGCCACCGTTCTCGCCGCGACGGCTCCGTGGTACGAGACCCTGGCCGACGAGACGTGGCGTGAGGAGGCGTGGCGGGATCCATGGGTCGAGTTCGACCCGTCTGAGGGGCTCTGGCACATGCTCTTGACGGCACGGGCGCGCGATGTCGACGGTGCTGTGCACGGGAGTGATCGCGGGGTGATCGGCCACGCCGTGTCGAGCGATCTCGATTCGTGGACCGCTGTCGCACCACTGAGCTCACCCGGTGCGGGCTTCGCCCATCTCGAGGTGCCTCAGCTGGCCGTCGTGGGCGCACGAGAGATCCTCGTCTTCTCGTGTGACTCGGATCATCTCGTCGGCGATCGCGCGGGGTCGAAGGGGGGCGTGTGGGCCGTTCCTCTGGATGAGGGGGCGCTCTTCAGCGGAGCCCTCATCGACCTCGCATCAGCGCAATTGTTGGCGGAGGAGGAACTCTATGCCGGCAGGGTCGTTCAGACGAACGACGGTCCAGCGCTGCTCGGCTTCGAGAACGTGGGGCGCGATGGCGACTTCGTCGGTAGGCTCTCTGATCCGAGGCCCGTGAGGTGGGCTGCGAACGGGCGTCTGGTCGCCGGAGTGAAGGAGACGACGCGATGA
- a CDS encoding sugar-binding transcriptional regulator, with protein MTLASSDLHAEKSRDALRAAQLYYLQDITMEAIAHELHTSRSSVSRLLSFARDTGLVEIQVKSPAARVSTSQQRLRDRHGVTAHIVPVPATTNEVDRLERVAVSAARILTPFVDSNMTVGIAWGSTISAVSRHVPDKVTHNTTLVQLNGAANYQTTGIVYASEIMSRFGVAFGAAVQQFPVPAFFDDPRTKELLWRERAIHRVLDIQKRMDIALFGLGSPFADVPSHVYVGGYLDESDYASLTRSDVVGDVATVFYRADGSSIDIPMNARTSGPSLELVSRVARRVCVVSGKSKLPALRGALAAGLITDLIIDEPTAHLLTADDAV; from the coding sequence ATGACGCTCGCGTCGTCCGATCTCCACGCTGAGAAATCACGTGACGCCCTCCGCGCTGCTCAGCTCTATTACCTGCAGGACATCACGATGGAGGCGATCGCGCACGAGCTGCACACGTCGCGCTCCTCGGTTTCACGCCTGCTGAGTTTCGCCCGGGATACCGGCCTCGTCGAGATCCAGGTGAAATCACCCGCTGCACGCGTGTCGACGTCCCAACAACGCCTTCGCGATCGGCACGGGGTGACCGCGCACATCGTTCCTGTTCCTGCAACGACGAATGAGGTCGATCGCCTTGAGCGGGTCGCCGTCTCGGCTGCACGCATTCTCACCCCCTTCGTCGACTCGAACATGACGGTCGGCATCGCCTGGGGCTCCACCATCAGCGCCGTCAGCCGTCACGTTCCCGACAAGGTCACGCACAACACGACCCTCGTCCAGCTCAATGGGGCGGCGAATTACCAGACCACGGGAATCGTCTACGCGAGCGAGATCATGAGCCGCTTCGGTGTGGCGTTCGGTGCCGCGGTCCAGCAATTCCCAGTACCCGCGTTCTTCGACGACCCCCGTACCAAGGAGTTGCTCTGGCGCGAGCGCGCCATCCATCGTGTGCTCGACATTCAGAAGCGAATGGACATCGCGCTGTTCGGCCTGGGCTCGCCCTTCGCCGACGTGCCGAGCCACGTCTACGTGGGCGGCTACCTCGACGAGTCCGACTACGCGTCACTCACCCGCTCCGACGTCGTCGGAGACGTGGCGACCGTGTTCTACAGGGCCGACGGCTCCTCTATCGATATCCCCATGAACGCGAGAACCAGCGGACCGAGCCTCGAGCTCGTGTCCCGCGTCGCTCGGCGCGTCTGCGTCGTCTCCGGCAAGTCCAAGCTGCCTGCCCTGCGGGGTGCGCTCGCCGCCGGCCTCATCACCGATCTGATCATCGACGAGCCGACCGCGCACCTTCTCACCGCCGACGACGCGGTCTAG